Proteins encoded together in one Campylobacter concisus window:
- the fdh3B gene encoding formate dehydrogenase FDH3 subunit beta, translated as MSAFNDNNRLKFYCDTDRCIDCNGCAVACDEAHELPIGVRRRRVITLNEGVPGKEISTSIACMHCEDAPCSLVCPVDCFYIRADGIVLHDKDICIGCGYCLYACPFGAPQFPKDGAFGARGVMDKCTMCAGGPLPTNSEEEREVYGQDRISEGKVPVCAAMCSTKALLVGESDVIEKIYNDRVAARGYGEKDLKQTTVWKIAYYAGDRLKLKA; from the coding sequence ATGAGCGCATTTAACGATAACAATAGACTTAAATTTTACTGCGACACAGATAGATGCATTGATTGCAACGGCTGCGCAGTAGCATGTGATGAAGCTCATGAGTTGCCTATCGGGGTAAGAAGACGCCGCGTTATAACGCTAAATGAAGGTGTGCCAGGTAAAGAAATTTCAACGTCAATCGCATGTATGCACTGCGAAGACGCGCCTTGTTCGCTTGTTTGTCCGGTTGATTGTTTCTACATCAGAGCTGATGGCATCGTACTTCACGATAAAGATATCTGCATAGGTTGTGGATACTGCTTATATGCTTGCCCATTTGGTGCGCCACAATTCCCTAAAGATGGTGCCTTTGGTGCAAGAGGCGTAATGGATAAATGCACCATGTGTGCAGGCGGCCCGCTACCAACCAATAGCGAAGAAGAGCGCGAAGTATATGGACAAGATAGAATTTCTGAGGGCAAGGTGCCAGTTTGTGCTGCGATGTGCTCTACAAAAGCTCTACTAGTTGGCGAGTCAGATGTCATCGAAAAAATCTACAATGACAGAGTTGCTGCAAGAGGTTATGGCGAAAAAGACCTAAAACAAACTACTGTTTGGAAGATCGCTTACTACGCTGGCGACAGACTAAAACTAAAAGCGTAA